From a single Aquarana catesbeiana isolate 2022-GZ linkage group LG09, ASM4218655v1, whole genome shotgun sequence genomic region:
- the LOC141108743 gene encoding cyclic nucleotide-gated channel alpha-2-like isoform X1 — protein sequence MVHLRGGFLEQGRLVRDTKILSDNYIHTLQFKLDVLSILPTDLGYFALGLHWPELRFNRLLHFPRMFECFDQTETRTSYPNIFRIVNLVLYIILIIHWNACIYYVISKAIGFGTDTWVYPNITDTEHGYLTRAYVYCLYWSTLTLTTIGNSPTPMTDTEYVFIVFDFLVGVLIFATIVGNVGSMISNMNATRTEFQGKIDAIKHYMQFRKVSKDLEAKVIRWFDYVWTAEKTVDEKEVLKNLPAKLRAEIAINVHLETLRKVRIFQNCEAGLLVELVLKLHPQVFSPGDYICRKGDIGREMYIIKEGKLAVVGEDGITQYAILTSGSCFGEISILNIKGSKMGNRRTASIRSLGYSDLFCLSKDDLMEALVEYPDAKKILEERGREILTKEGLLDETKEKNVMEGKSPEEKLEVLESNVDILNTRFARLLREYSSAHKSLKQRAILLEGRLKVLQERDESSDEM from the exons gATTTTTGGAACAGGGGAGGTTGGTCCGAGATACAAAAATACTAAGTGACAACTACATCCATACCTTGCAGTTTAAACTGGATGTACTTTCTATCCTTCCAACCGATCTCGGTTACTTTGCTCTTGGACTGCATTGGCCAGAGCTGCGCTTCAACAGACTTCTGCACTTTCCACGCATGTTTGAATGCTTCGACCAGACGGAGACTCGGACTAGTTACCCCAATATCTTTAGAATCGTTAACCTAGTTTTGTACATTATACTAATTATACATTGGAATGCCTGCATTTATTATGTCATATCTAAGGCCATTGGTTTTGGTACAGATACATGGGTCTACCCGAATATTACCGATACTGAACATGGTTACCTAACTCGTGCCTATGTCTACTGTCTGTACTGGTCCACTTTGACTCTCACCACCATTGGGAATTCCCCAACCCCCATGACCGACACAGAGTATGTCTTCATCGTTTTTGACTTTTTGGTTGGAGTTCTGATCTTCGCCACCATTGTTGGTAATGTGGGCTCCATGATCTCAAACATGAATGCCACGAGGACTGAGTTCCAGGGTAAAATAGATGCcatcaagcattacatgcagtTTAGAAAAGTAAGCAAGGATTTGGAGGCCAAAGTCATCCGGTGGTTTGACTACGTATGGACGGCCGAAAAGACAGTGGATGAAAAGGAGGTGTTGAAGAACCTCCCTGCCAAACTGAGAGCGGAAATAGCCATAAATGTTCATCTGGAAACTTTGAGAAAG GTTCGGATCTTCCAGAACTGTGAAGCCGGTCTCTTGGTTGAGTTGGTCCTAAAACTCCATCCCCAAGTTTTCAGCCCCGGCGATTACATCTGCCGTAAAGGGGACATCGGTAGAGAGATGTACATCATCAAGGAGGGAAAGCTTGCTGTTGTCGGAGAGGATGGAATAACTCAGTACGCTATTCTCACTTCAGGGAGTTGTTTCGGTGAGATTAGTATCCTCAACATCAAAGGGAGTAAGATGGGAAATCGAAGGACGGCCAGTATTCGGAGCCTTGGGTACTCGGACCTTTTCTGCCTTTCGAAGGACGACCTGATGGAAGCTTTGGTAGAGTATCCAGATGCCAAGAAGATCttggaagagagaggaagagaaatacTGACCAAGGAAGGCCTGCTTGATGAGACGAAGGAGAAAAATGTGATGGAAGGTAAATCTCCCGAAGAAAAACTGGAGGTTCTGGAATCCAATGTGGACATCCTAAACACTCGCTTTGCTCGTTTGCTCCGGGAATACAGTTCTGCTCATAAAAGCCTCAAACAAAGGGCCATCCTACTAGAGGGAAGATTAAAGGTCCTTCAGGAGCGAGATGAGTCCTCAGATGAGATGTAG
- the LOC141108743 gene encoding cyclic nucleotide-gated channel alpha-2-like isoform X2, whose product MFECFDQTETRTSYPNIFRIVNLVLYIILIIHWNACIYYVISKAIGFGTDTWVYPNITDTEHGYLTRAYVYCLYWSTLTLTTIGNSPTPMTDTEYVFIVFDFLVGVLIFATIVGNVGSMISNMNATRTEFQGKIDAIKHYMQFRKVSKDLEAKVIRWFDYVWTAEKTVDEKEVLKNLPAKLRAEIAINVHLETLRKVRIFQNCEAGLLVELVLKLHPQVFSPGDYICRKGDIGREMYIIKEGKLAVVGEDGITQYAILTSGSCFGEISILNIKGSKMGNRRTASIRSLGYSDLFCLSKDDLMEALVEYPDAKKILEERGREILTKEGLLDETKEKNVMEGKSPEEKLEVLESNVDILNTRFARLLREYSSAHKSLKQRAILLEGRLKVLQERDESSDEM is encoded by the exons ATGTTTGAATGCTTCGACCAGACGGAGACTCGGACTAGTTACCCCAATATCTTTAGAATCGTTAACCTAGTTTTGTACATTATACTAATTATACATTGGAATGCCTGCATTTATTATGTCATATCTAAGGCCATTGGTTTTGGTACAGATACATGGGTCTACCCGAATATTACCGATACTGAACATGGTTACCTAACTCGTGCCTATGTCTACTGTCTGTACTGGTCCACTTTGACTCTCACCACCATTGGGAATTCCCCAACCCCCATGACCGACACAGAGTATGTCTTCATCGTTTTTGACTTTTTGGTTGGAGTTCTGATCTTCGCCACCATTGTTGGTAATGTGGGCTCCATGATCTCAAACATGAATGCCACGAGGACTGAGTTCCAGGGTAAAATAGATGCcatcaagcattacatgcagtTTAGAAAAGTAAGCAAGGATTTGGAGGCCAAAGTCATCCGGTGGTTTGACTACGTATGGACGGCCGAAAAGACAGTGGATGAAAAGGAGGTGTTGAAGAACCTCCCTGCCAAACTGAGAGCGGAAATAGCCATAAATGTTCATCTGGAAACTTTGAGAAAG GTTCGGATCTTCCAGAACTGTGAAGCCGGTCTCTTGGTTGAGTTGGTCCTAAAACTCCATCCCCAAGTTTTCAGCCCCGGCGATTACATCTGCCGTAAAGGGGACATCGGTAGAGAGATGTACATCATCAAGGAGGGAAAGCTTGCTGTTGTCGGAGAGGATGGAATAACTCAGTACGCTATTCTCACTTCAGGGAGTTGTTTCGGTGAGATTAGTATCCTCAACATCAAAGGGAGTAAGATGGGAAATCGAAGGACGGCCAGTATTCGGAGCCTTGGGTACTCGGACCTTTTCTGCCTTTCGAAGGACGACCTGATGGAAGCTTTGGTAGAGTATCCAGATGCCAAGAAGATCttggaagagagaggaagagaaatacTGACCAAGGAAGGCCTGCTTGATGAGACGAAGGAGAAAAATGTGATGGAAGGTAAATCTCCCGAAGAAAAACTGGAGGTTCTGGAATCCAATGTGGACATCCTAAACACTCGCTTTGCTCGTTTGCTCCGGGAATACAGTTCTGCTCATAAAAGCCTCAAACAAAGGGCCATCCTACTAGAGGGAAGATTAAAGGTCCTTCAGGAGCGAGATGAGTCCTCAGATGAGATGTAG